The region GAGGTGAAAATACGAGCAgcgattttcaattttccacgCATAAACAGGCGAGGATTTGGCCTTTAACGTACGTTTTGAGACCCCTCTTGGGATGGGTTCCCTGGATTCCTGGCCATTTAATTAAGCATGCATTGGCATTTCGATTTACGACCAATTGTCGGCCACTAACAGTCACAGCGCCACTAAGTGAGATCGACTTTAAAGCGAAATATACGACCTTCGGGGCAGGTGGGGCTCGACTTTGGTCCGGTTACTGACCCGGCAGTTAATTTAATTACACGCCAGGCAGCGCATAAAAGCCGAAATTGTTCGAATTACCGGCCAGGCGATTGTGTTTATCCGCAGTTCAGAATATTTGGCACCCAGCTGGAAAAAAAACGGTAGCCTAGCCAGAAACCAATCGGTATTACCAATATCCATATCCCAGAGAGCCACAAGTGTTGGGGCGTGGTCGGGCTGCAGCCAAAAGTGAATGTGCAACGGCCCGACTTTGCTGCCAACTAATTTCGACCAAACAATATTATTGCAAGTGCCGTCGTTGATTTGCACTCACTTCTCACTCCTTGCTTtcaaaaatactgaaaattTCATTCGGACTGAAGAattacatttgcatttgcccGCCAGTTTGCAAGTTGGCCCAATCAATCGAAATCCGTTGcggtttctgtttttgtttttctttttggccagAACTGTTGTGGCATTTGGCCCTGCGCCCAGGGCTCCGTTTTAACAGCCACACAGAGCCGTTGAGTAAACACCAAGTCTGAGCCAACAAACACAATCCCTGGGCGACTTTGAGCCCTGGCATTCTGACGCAGCTCTTGTCTCTACTTTGGCTTAGTCTCACAGTGGGCGTTGCATGAGCTGCATTTTGCATATCTTGGTCAAATGGCTTTTATGTTTTgcatcaatttaatttatggttGAGGCgttaatttatggcctaatTGATCTGATTTGAATACATGTTGCAATGGCAGGAGTGTCGAAATATATTGGTAATTGTTTGGGGGAAACAATATGCCTAAATTGCTGTTTGGATGGGAAAGGAGCCATTTATGTGATATGTTTAATCTGatacacagggaaaaatacTATTAATATTTGAGCGTAgagtaattgaaaataatatttgatagAAAAGTATCTGAACTTAAGATTTTTAATATCTGAGGAATTACTCGAAAAGTTAAACTcattttctaaattaaaaaaagcgtAAGGCGTCAAGAATGatacataaattaattaaaaaatcaaataatggGAATTTCTTGTACTAACATGTCAATATAACAACTTTTATAAAGAAGctttgaaaacaaataaactcTTCTATTGACCTCTTATAAAGTACATTTTCTTCCAATCTTTAATCTTCGAATAAAAGCTTCTGAAAGGTTTCCCATCTTTTCGACCACTTTCCGGTAGATATTCCAATCGCTAAGCCATCCACTTTAATCCGCGAAAATGGATTCGTGGAAACTTTGTCGCAGATGGTCGATAAGGATTCATCCACTTTGTGCGCAGTTTCAAAGACATGTGCACAAATAGTGCCTCGGCAGAATCATTGTTGCAAAGTGAAGTAGATAGTGCAACGCAGAAAATTCGATTTCCAGCGATTCGCGCAATTTGTGCAACAAAGTGGGCCACACGAAAGCGAGAAAATCGAAGTAATAAGAAGCACTTTGGCACAAAGATGAGGCAAGTGTGTGGGAAAGTGACGTGGAATAGAAAATAGAAAGCAATAAAATCAGCTGGCCAAAAACGGTTTGAGAATATACAACAGAGATGGCCAAAGGTGAATATTGTTTCCTCAGGCTTTGACCTTTTCCCACATGAATATTCAGTTCAAAGTTGCGAGCCCCAAGCCCACACATGGCTCTATATCAATTCGGCAATTCTCCTTTAAGCTTGAACATATCTGGGAGGGATAACCTTTACCGAATTAACATCAACTGATTGACACGCAATTAGCATTTTCCCCTGGAAACTCGGCTAGGCAAAAGCGTATGTAAATTACAGtgcctacttttaggcatAATTTATGCACTACTAGACCTGACATTTGAAAGCTACCTCTATCTCTCGGAGCTTTTTGTACAACACCGTTTCTAATTGGCGGTTTCTCTTGTTTTTATTCAGTCCAAATATAGAACACTTTGGAGATAGAGTATCTGAAGCGGAGAAAAGGTAAAACCCACTTCCATTAGGCTAGCATACATAATGAAGGTCGCCAACCTTTGAACTTTGCCCGACAATCGAAATGACACAACATAGTGATTCTTTGTAATCGAATTTTAATATTCGCTTGCCTTAGCTTAGGGTAAATGTGAGCTCCAAAACATTGACTAGCTTTTAGACTAACATTAACGGCTATTCAGAGCGGATAAGGCGAATGGCACAAGGTCCTTTAACGTTTACAGGATACGACTGTGggttatgaaatatataataagATATATCCGTCTATAGAATTTACAGGTACATCATCTTACATCACATTCAACTCCTGATCAGGCCAAACGGGAGCGGGCACTAGCACGGCCTGGACGGGAACCGCTGCTGGCGGGGGCTGGGGAGCAGCTCCTCCTGCACCCCCACCGCCTCCGGCTCCATTGCGTGCTCCCTTGCCCCCTTTGCCGCCCTTTCCGCCCTTCGAGCCATCCGGTCCATCGGGCCCATCTGCTCCATCGGCGCCATCCTCACCATCTGGCTGGGGTCCCGCCGGACTCGGTGCTCCCGGCTGGCCACTGTCGCCGCTCTGGCCGGATGTGGCTGTTCCcccgccgccaccgcctccgccaCCACCTCCGCCGCCGGCACTGCCACCACCGCCAGCtccgcctgctcctcctgctccgccgAGAACTCCTCCTGCCTGTCCCGCCTGGCCTGCCTCGCCAGCTCCTCCAGcctgtgctgctgctggcggcgCAGCTTGAGCTTCAACAGACCCAGAGGCATCCGAACTCAGGGACGCCCCTTCTGCGCCCTCGGCACTGACGCTTCCACTTCCACTCTGGCTTATTTCCGGCTCGGAGTACTCTCCCTCTAGACCGGGCTGTGGCTTCCACAGGCCATCTTCGGCGCTCGAAGGCGGCTTGTAGGAGCCATCGTCCTCCGGCGGAGGTGGCTGTACGAGGAGAAGAACCTGTCCAGGGGGGGACAGCAGATAGGTTCCAGCTGGGGGAAGGGCCACCACATGACCGGCTGCCTGCTCCCAGTAATTTATAGCCAAAAGGCCTAAAAGGAAAAACTgggtaaaagaaaataaataatgagtAATCTTCTATATCCGGCGAagaagaatttttattttacacagagaaaaagtGATTTAATGTGAGGAATCACCACTGAGGATCATGATGAATAAAGAATAACAAATGTGTAGGGGAATTTTCTTAGACAGAATAATGATAGTAAATTTACCATGTGAATATCAAAGTAATCgtcaaatatttatgttttcttccGAGTACTTACCATGACAGTACGCATTTTGAAGAGCTTGCTACTGATCCCTTCGAGCCCAAAGCGGGACTGACTCGGTTGGCAATGCCCTAGGCCACCTTTTATACGGTGGGTACGGATCGCCGGCTCCGAGTTCTGATTAATTGCGAGTGGCGGCATTGTCTATACTTGGAAGCTTGGAGACAGCTTGGAAGCTGCTGCCACTTTGCATGGCACCTGCATAAATCAAGTGCTACCAACGCTAattgcagcaacaacaattaccAGCGACAATGATCTTGTTAATGTGTGTAATGTGCACCATAAGTCCGAGCACCGAGTATCTAGCTTCCGATCGAAAGACGCAGTTGGAATTACACCTGAACTTGGCCTTTTGATTGACACCAGCCAGTCCTCGGAACGTTGGCTGTCCTACAAGAAGCCCTACATGGAGTTTACAAGAAGTTATCAAGAGATTTCTTGTCAATCGTATCAGAGTTACCACTTTTGCAGATTAGCAAAGTCAGTTACTTAACCTGTAATACCAGTAGTatcattttaaattcattaaactCTTTCCTTACATAACTTAAATTGCTATATATAAATTGCAGAAATGCAGTACTGCAAGTACTGTTCActacttataaattaaaattattataaaatatataaaaaaaatacaaaat is a window of Drosophila biarmipes strain raj3 chromosome 3R, RU_DBia_V1.1, whole genome shotgun sequence DNA encoding:
- the LOC108031147 gene encoding uncharacterized PE-PGRS family protein PE_PGRS20; protein product: MRTVMFFLLGLLAINYWEQAAGHVVALPPAGTYLLSPPGQVLLLVQPPPPEDDGSYKPPSSAEDGLWKPQPGLEGEYSEPEISQSGSGSVSAEGAEGASLSSDASGSVEAQAAPPAAAQAGGAGEAGQAGQAGGVLGGAGGAGGAGGGGSAGGGGGGGGGGGGGTATSGQSGDSGQPGAPSPAGPQPDGEDGADGADGPDGPDGSKGGKGGKGGKGARNGAGGGGGAGGAAPQPPPAAVPVQAVLVPAPVWPDQELNVIRIL